Proteins encoded by one window of Tunturibacter psychrotolerans:
- a CDS encoding carboxymuconolactone decarboxylase family protein, which translates to MTTIATIIPIVEEDAATGAVAEAYADYRTRFERDHIPSILKCFATHPPLLEQMIALASTLLFTESHLSRKIKEMIATYISALNACPYCLDSHASFLRTQGGSNELLQALSNANLDSPSLTLRESRMLDFVGKVTIESHRISPDDINLMKSVGWAQQEIAEAVHITALFACFNRVANTFGLPSQNLLDHGPNLVHAREKA; encoded by the coding sequence ATGACCACAATCGCTACCATCATACCCATCGTGGAGGAAGATGCAGCAACCGGCGCAGTAGCGGAGGCATACGCCGACTACCGCACCCGTTTCGAACGAGATCACATCCCAAGCATCCTGAAATGCTTCGCGACTCATCCGCCGCTGCTGGAGCAGATGATCGCACTGGCTTCCACTCTGCTGTTCACCGAAAGCCATCTCAGCCGAAAGATCAAAGAGATGATCGCAACCTACATCTCGGCGCTCAACGCATGCCCCTATTGCCTCGACAGCCACGCGTCCTTCTTGCGAACACAAGGAGGCAGCAACGAGTTATTGCAGGCACTGTCCAACGCAAACCTGGATAGTCCGTCGCTGACTCTCAGGGAGAGCCGCATGCTCGACTTCGTCGGCAAAGTCACGATCGAATCTCACAGAATATCCCCGGACGATATCAACCTGATGAAAAGCGTCGGATGGGCTCAACAAGAGATCGCTGAAGCAGTCCACATCACCGCCCTCTTCGCCTGTTTCAATCGTGTCGCCAATACCTTCGGACTGCCGTCCCAGAACCTCCTCGATCACGGTCCCAATTTGGTGCACGCAAGGGAGAAAGCATGA
- a CDS encoding peroxidase-related enzyme (This protein belongs to a clade of uncharacterized proteins related to peroxidases such as the alkylhydroperoxidase AhpD.) → MNTLNTEQAPIFLRGVEENPKPSVYRDLIENAKGAGTDYWQIWHLLAFDPEAAHHLAALSHTLMHRECSISAGLRELIAAYTSSLNQCEFCMKAHAAVASQLLGDEPLVWSIIRDLDASTLGDKEKELLRFVRRVTLTPSSITATDTQQLNAAGWDDASIFYAISACALFNFYNRWISATGVNPVSDEAFKNLASRMARVGYAR, encoded by the coding sequence ATGAATACGTTGAATACTGAGCAAGCCCCCATATTTCTTCGCGGAGTCGAAGAGAACCCCAAGCCTAGCGTCTACCGCGATCTCATCGAAAATGCGAAAGGCGCCGGCACCGACTATTGGCAGATTTGGCATCTCCTCGCCTTCGATCCTGAAGCCGCCCATCACCTCGCCGCCCTGTCGCACACCCTCATGCACAGGGAGTGTTCCATCAGCGCCGGCCTGCGAGAACTCATCGCAGCCTACACATCGTCGCTCAATCAATGTGAGTTCTGCATGAAAGCTCACGCTGCCGTAGCCTCACAGTTGTTGGGTGATGAGCCGCTCGTCTGGAGCATCATCCGCGACCTCGACGCCTCTACCCTCGGAGACAAAGAGAAAGAACTCCTGCGATTTGTCCGCAGGGTCACGCTGACCCCATCCTCCATCACCGCAACAGACACGCAACAATTGAACGCCGCTGGTTGGGACGACGCTTCAATCTTCTACGCTATCTCTGCCTGCGCTCTGTTCAACTTCTACAACCGTTGGATCTCGGCAACGGGCGTGAATCCAGTAAGCGACGAGGCCTTCAAGAATCTGGCCTCCCGCATGGCAAGGGTTGGGTACGCCCGATAA